In Ovis aries strain OAR_USU_Benz2616 breed Rambouillet chromosome 13, ARS-UI_Ramb_v3.0, whole genome shotgun sequence, the genomic window ATTCCTTTCTGTTCTAGGTGACTCAGATGGTCTGAGTGTCCGTcttagtcactcactcgtgtccgactctctgcaaccccatggactgcagcacgccagacctccatgtccctcaccatctcccgaagtttgccaagttcttgtccattgcatcagtgatgccatccagccatctcatcctctgaccccctcttctccttctgccctcaatctttcccagcatcagggactttaccAATGAGATGGCTGTTCGAATccgatgaccaaaatactggagcttcagcttcagcatcagtttttccaacaaGTATttaggttgatttcccttaagattgactggtttgatctccttgctttcctagggactttcaggagtctttagcaccacagtttgaaggcatcaattgtataaaagaacaaaaagatatGGTGACTGAGGGGTACTGAATTCCCCAAAGACCCCTGGTGAATACGGGTCCAGAAGAGATCACAGATCCCTGAGGTCAGAGTTAGCCTGATGACTAGgatgagaggaggaggagcctgaAGGGTTTTTAGAGCAAAAGAGACTAAAAAGGCTGTATTGAGAAGTGCCACATGGGGGTGATCCCTTGCCCCTTCTAAACATCTATTCCTTCATAGATACATGAGCACCTACCAcatgctacattccatggggtcacaaagagtcagacacgactgagcgacctcatcGACTGAACGACAGTACATGCGAGCTAGAAACTATCTATCGAGGTGCTGAAAGATACAGTAGCGAACACAAAAAAATCTCTGCCTTCATAAACTTATCGCTTTACTGGGAGTGACACGTaatgaagaatgaaataaaacacataaGTGCTAAGGGGAAAAACAAAGCAGGAAGGGGGACCGAAATTCCTTCCTGGTAAGCAGTAGTTTTAGACAGGGTGTTTTGGGAAATGCTGTAATGTCACTGCTTGCTTTAACTTGGGAAAGAATAAGGGAGACTGCCAAGGCTCCCAGGGACGTCACGACTGGCTCTGTGACGCCGGCCAGGGCGTTCCTCGGAGACGGCGGTCCCCTCTATGAAGTCAGCAGCCAGACCTAGTTACAGAGGAGAGGGTTGCGGCAAGCCACGGGCCCCGCCGGCTGCACGCAGGGTCGAGGGGTCCGGGCGGCGCGCACCAGCTGAAGGAGGGCCGAGGGCCTTGGAGGCCGCGACGGTGCCTTTGGCATCGGAAGGCCACAGCCCCGGGTCAGGATGCGGCGAAGCCCCCGCCCGGGTTCAGCCGCGTCCCAGCACAAGCACACGCCCAACTTCTACAGCGACAACAGCAACAGCTCTATGAGCGTCACCTCCGGGGACAGCTGCGGGCACCGGTCAGCTGGGCCGGGGCCCGGGGAGCCCGAGGGCAGACGAGCCCGGGGCTCGAGCTGCGGTGAGCCCGCCTTGAGCGCTGGAGTGCCCGGAGGAACCACATGGGCTGGAAGCTCTCGGCAGAAGCAGGCGCCTCGGAGCCACAATGGGCAGACCGCCTGTGGCGCGGCAACCGtgaggggcggggcctcgggTGCGGGCGGGGTCGATCCCGGGTGAGcggagggaaggggtggggttTAGAGGGTGGGGTTTGGCGCGGAAGTGGGATAAAACTATCTGGGCACCTCctagggggcggggcctggaggggaaaaaagagtagGCAATAAATAAGAGGGTCTCCGTGAGGTAGATGGTCCTGGGAAGGGGCGTAGAAAAGCTTGTGATTGGGCACCGCTGAGGAGGCGTGGCCTCGGTTGTTAGCACCGGCGGCTACCAGGCAAACAGGGCAGCATCAAGACCTAAAGCTGGGGGCGGCACCACCGTTTGGGGGTGGGACAACGATTAGACTGAGCTTCccggcgtgggggtgggggtggggaggtggcctCAGAGTGCTGCAGGAGCCGAGGGTTGTGGATTCTGTGCGACCAAAACCTGTGAGGCTGCCCTGCTTCTGAGCTAAGGGAACCTGCAGCCAGGTCCTGGGGAAACAGTGGGCCTGCGGTGCACAAGGCCCCAGTGGAGCCCTTGGGCTCCCGCAGAACCAGCTGGCTCTTCCGCAGTCTCTGAGGAGCAGCTCGACCTTCTCCCCATTCTGGATCTGAGGCAGGAGATGCCTTCCCCGCAAGTGTCCAAGAGCTTCCTGAGTACGGTCCAAGCCAGCCCAGATCCCCTCTGACCCCTCTGGCTCCCCTCTCCGAACTCCATTTCTCACCTCTGAGGCCGTTTTCAGTTCTGAGCCCCCGGCCCAGGTCTGATTGTCTAGCCCCTTCCCTGAACCCGACCCACCTTCTCTAAGAATGAGAATCCATTCTCCTTGTCCCCATCTAAGTCTCCTAGCCCACCCCTCTCTTCCTGAGTCCCCTTCCTAGGTTTTTCTGAACCTCCAACACCACTCTgtgagcccctcccccaccatctctTTCCCTCCCTAAGCCTAGTCCCTTCTCTGAGCCCCTTTCTTCTTCTCAGGCCTCCTCTTCCAGGTGCTGAGCGTGTTGTTATCCCTGGTTGGAGACGTGCTGGTCAGTGTGTACAGgtcagagggagggaagggggagccccAGGGGCTGCTCtatggagggggtggggagctgggccAGACCCGGCTGAGGCTTGAGCCGGTTCATACCTGTGTTCACAGGAGCTGGGTCTAggaccctggggtgggggctggggattCTCTGGGGTCTCCCGGCCTCAGCCCCCCTTCGGTTCCTCAGGGAGGTCTGTTCCATCCGCTTCCTGCTCACGGCTGTATCACTGCTGAGCCTCTTTCTGGCAGGTGAGAGGGGGCCCAGTTCCCGGGGCCCCAGCCCTGGAAGCTTTGAAGCCAAACCTGGTACACTTTCTCTGATATCCTTCAGCCCACTCAGTCCCTTCAGAAGCTCACAGTTCCTCACAGTCCCCTTCAGAGCCTTCCCTCCACTTTGCCCCGACTGTCCCTTTTACGCCTGAGAaacctcctcccttcccttcccctgagACCACTCCTTCTTTCTCCAGCACTCTGGTGGGGACTCCTGTACCTCGCCCCTCCTTTGGAACATGTGAGTCGGGGAGACTGTCCTGGGGTTGGGTGGTTGGCAGGCTATAAACCTGGAGGTTGTGGGGAGTcccctgggccactggggaaagGGACAGTGCCGGAGGCTATCACCCTAAGGAAAGGCTGGCTATAAACAGGAGATTTCTGGGGGATTGTGCCCAGAGGTGCTTGAGGGTCTGTCTTGGAGAGATGCTTGGACGGTCAGGAAAAAGGGATAGGCAGTCCTCAGAGAGAAGGCCCTTTGTATCTGGCCACTCCCACACTGAGGTGGGAGCTAAGTAAGCAGCGCTGTTTTTTGTCCCTCCTTCCCCCCTCCAATAGGAACCTAAGGAGATGCTGACTCTAAGGTGAAAGAGGGCACTGGGGTGGGGAATTGGGGGCCTCAAAGGTGCttctgttgggggtggggagatccTACGGGAAGTGGCCAGGGGGACAGGGAGCCAACTGCAGCGTGCCAACCTTCTGCCTGCAGCGAATACCACGAGCGCGTGCGctcccaggggcagcagctgcagcagctccagGCTGAACTGGTTAAACTCCACAAGGAGATGTCCAGCGTTCGCGCCGCCAACAGCGAGGTGAGTCCCGCAGACGCAGCCTGCTCTCAGAACCCGGTCCAGGAGTTTGGCCGCTGGGAGCCTGGCCCCGTGTCTCCGGCCGCTGTGCACTCCCCGCCCACCTTGGAGCCATGCTCCCTCCGCCCTGAGTCCTAAGGCCCGGAGCAGAGCCCCCGAGGACTCCGCCCCAGTATAAAACCTGCCCGCAAGCCCCGCCCCTCCAGGCTCCGCCCTCTCTCTTTTCAGAGGGTGGCCCAGCTAGTATTCCAGAGGCTGAGTGAGGACTTTGTGCGGAAACCCGACTATGCGCTGAGTTCTGTCGGTAAGACCCAGGGAGAGACTGAGACTCAGAGACGCAGACAGAACTATGCACAAGATCGGCCCAGACAGACCGACCTCAGACGGACACTGCCTTCGCTGTGGGTCTGGCCTGGGAGCCCCTGACTAGTTGCTTCTTCCTGCTCTAGGAGCCTCCATCGACCTAGAGAAGACATCCCAGGACTATGAGGATGCGAACACTGCCTACTTCTGGAATCGCTTCAGCTTCTGGAACTACGCGCGACCGCCCACGGTTATCCTGGAGGTGGGCCTGGAACAGAGATCCCAAAAGGGAATCAGGGGCGGATTCTGGAGAAAGGATCCCACAGCTTCCTAGGGTTGGACCTGACTTAGCTGAGGGCGTGGCGCCAGAGAGACCCTGCTGGGCATAATTTGGCCGCCTGGAGGTGGGGCTGGCTTGCCTGGGGTGAGGCTCTGGGTGAGGTGGAGGACAACATAATACTGGAGAGACCTggcagtgcttccctggtggctcagacggtgaggAATTTGCTTGCAAAcgctcggttcgatccctgggtcagaaagatcccgtggagaagggaatggctacccattccagttttcttgcccggagagttccatggacagaggagcctggtgggctactccatggggtcacaacgagttggaaatgactgagcaactaacactttctggCACTGCTAGGGACTGGAGTCCTGGGTGGAGCTCTGCATGGGCCCTTGATAGGGTCAAGCTGATGGAGGGGCCTACCAGAACCAATGcccaggaggctggggaagggcCACAGTTGCTCCGTCCTGTGGTTCTGAAGATCTATCCACCCCCACTGCAGCCAGATGTCTTCCCTGGAAATTGCTGGGCTTTTGAGGGCGACCAGGGCCAGGTGGTGATCCGGTTGCCGGGTCGTGTGCAGCTGAGCGACATCACTCTGCAGCATCCACCACCCACTGTGGCACACACCCGGGGAGCCAACAGCGCCCCCCGTGACTTTGCAGTCTATGTAAGTGGGGCTGAGGCCAAGGAGGTGGGGGATTTTCCTACAGAGCACAAGGCAGTCATGAAAACTGGGGCTACGGAGTCTTTGCttgctcatccataaaatggagataCTACCACTTGCCTCTCAGGGTTGCCATAGGTACTTAAATAATCATACCATGTTCAAATATTGGTTATAGTTTATTGAGTCCTTAATCTGTTTTGAGTACTTTACATGGATTATATATCCTTGCATCCACACAACCTATGAAGTGCTATTATCTCCCcccttcacagatgagaaaaagtAATTCTCAGATAGAggaggtaacttgcccaaggtcacacagctaacaagtTGTCAGGCTTAAATTTGCAACCTGATTTCTTTGAGCCCAGATTCCACACACTATCATCCTAACACCGAAAAATAAATGAGTGTGCATACAACTACTGAACACAAAGTAGGTTCTCaacacctccacctccacctctgtTCCTCCACTCACTCTTCACTCACCAGGGCCTCCAAGTTGATGACGAGACTGAGGTCTTCTTGGGGAAATTTACCTTCAACGTGGAGAAATCTGAGATTCAGACTTTCCACCTACAGGTATGTTGGTCTCTTGGAGGTGAGGGGTCTAAGAGAATGGGACAGTGAGGGAAGATTGGGAAGGAGGGCAGCCCTTGGGAGAGCAGACATTGGCATCATCCATTTTTCTCTCCAGAATGACCCTCCAGCTGCCTTTCCCAAGGTGAAGATCCAGATTCTAAGCAACTGGGGCCACCCCCGCTTCACGTGCTTGTATCGAGTCCGAGCCCATGGTGTTCGAACCTCAGAGGGGGCAGGGGACAGTGCCACAGGGGACGCCCATTAAACATGCTGATTGTTGGGAGTGGAAGTCTGTGCTGAAAGAAGCTGGATCAGTGCTGGGAGGTCTGTTGTGGGCAGGGCCTTTGGTACGTAAATGTGGTGGGGGGCGTCTATCAAACTGCCTTCTTCTTGGAGAAGCCCTGATCAGTATAGTAGCAGCAGTAGTTCATGTGTGTGGAGTGTTTACCATGCACCTAAGATAGTACTCTGGATGTTATATGCCTTCTCTAACTAATCTTCACAATCACAAAGGGAGAAACCATTCAAATCAGGAAAGttgcaaggtcacacagctagtgaagaGCGGAGCCACAGTGGGACCCTGAGCCTACCTTTCTCTAAAGGTTGCCTTCTTGCAGAGCTACCAGTTGGCATGAAGCCATGCTGTGCCCCTCACTTCTCACCCCAACTCTTGCTAGGTGCAGGTGCAGGCAGAACTTCCCATTTTTTTCAGGTAAAATCTTAGGGAGACTTGAGAACCTGTAGGGGCCATTTGAGTCAGAAATGATGCAGGCCTGATTATCCCCACTCAGGTTGTTTTACACTAAAACTTGAGTGTTCCACTATGCTAGGAACAGTACAGGCGGTAGGGTGTTGACcagtccctgccctccaggagcctgACAAGGAAGAGAAGATGCTCCAGAAAATGGGACAATTCATTTATTGATCCAATAACTCTTCATTCAAAGGGTCAAAAGTAGAAATGGAGGGAGAAAGATGGAGGAGACGGACATCAAAGGATTAATGAGTTCTACTTGGGCAGAGGACtcgaaaaggggaaaaagtgtcaAAGAAATACATGCAATATCTTGCCTGTTAGGATCCTTTTCACTGTGTTCATGTTTTGGAAGAATCTACAGACTATGAACAGTGTTATACCTCTAGGAAGTGGAATCCAAGTGTATGTGTGAGGATGGAACATGTATACATCTGTTTACATTTGGGggttattacttttataatttgaaGACAGAGGGAAAAGAATCTATTGAGTACTCTTAAAAGTCTGAAGTTTTCTAACTAATACAGCTTTTCTGGAGGGGGCATTTTTACAATAGGTGCTGAAGTCTTaacttttttatactttttaatcaCAGCAATTGCATTTCTAAGAATGGATCCAAAGGATACACAGATAAAATCTAAGTTACTACTTTAAGGATGTTGATCACACTGTTgtttatgaaggaaaaaatggaaatagtatcTAAGAAGATAAAGTACACTAAAAATAATATGTAGCCAATAGAAATGGTAATATAAGAGACTGTTTAATGTCATGAAAAGTAAGTAATATAtatggataattttttaaaaaacaagctaggttacatacacacacacacatacatgaaagCAAACTAGGCTgacatacataaaatttttaaatttccatatcAAAAGAGTTACATAGACCAAAAGACACTATAACTGAAAAGATAATAGcctgggaggaaatatttttaacatgtatAAGAGATAAAGGGTTGCTGAACAACTATAACAATAAAGGCTGTAAAGGACAACAACAACCTATGAAAAAGCTATTCATAAGAGatacaattgaaaaataaacatataaaatgataCCCAGCCTTTGTAATTCaataaattcaattaaaactGAGTGGTTTTGCCTGTCATATTAATGAAATGGGTAAAAAACTGTTATGAAATGCAATTTACAgtatctattaaaatattaagtattcaTATCTTTTGATTGAACATTTTCACTTGTAggaataaaattttcataaatattactATATAAATGCACAGATAAATGTATTAGGATATTCCTTACAGGATTGTTATAATGGAAGAAAACCAGAAGGGACCCAAATCTTGATAAATTAGGGATTGGCTAAGTAAGCTATAATATACTCATACACAGAGTAATCTataggcattaaaaagaatgaagtcggTCGTAAGTTCTAATGGGTAAAATaccaaaaatacaataaaacaaagtGCAAACAGTGTAGTaatctagagaaaaaaaatttgtcaGACATAGGACATACATCCTGCCCATTATCTATCTCAtacaatatatttgaaataattttgtacTAACtagcatacatttaaaaaacatttaaagcatACTAAAACAGTACATACAGTATGGTCCcaattctgtaaaataaaaaatatgcatCACTGTAAATAtgtataaagtat contains:
- the SPAG4 gene encoding sperm-associated antigen 4 protein isoform X2 produces the protein MGWKLSAEAGASEPQWADRLWRGNQPAGSSAVSEEQLDLLPILDLRQEMPSPQVSKSFLSLLFQVLSVLLSLVGDVLVSVYREVCSIRFLLTAVSLLSLFLAALWWGLLYLAPPLEHEPKEMLTLSEYHERVRSQGQQLQQLQAELVKLHKEMSSVRAANSERVAQLVFQRLSEDFVRKPDYALSSVGASIDLEKTSQDYEDANTAYFWNRFSFWNYARPPTVILEPDVFPGNCWAFEGDQGQVVIRLPGRVQLSDITLQHPPPTVAHTRGANSAPRDFAVYGLQVDDETEVFLGKFTFNVEKSEIQTFHLQNDPPAAFPKVKIQILSNWGHPRFTCLYRVRAHGVRTSEGAGDSATGDAH
- the SPAG4 gene encoding sperm-associated antigen 4 protein isoform X1, whose amino-acid sequence is MRRSPRPGSAASQHKHTPNFYSDNSNSSMSVTSGDSCGHRSAGPGPGEPEGRRARGSSCGEPALSAGVPGGTTWAGSSRQKQAPRSHNGQTACGAATVRGGASVSEEQLDLLPILDLRQEMPSPQVSKSFLSLLFQVLSVLLSLVGDVLVSVYREVCSIRFLLTAVSLLSLFLAALWWGLLYLAPPLEHEPKEMLTLSEYHERVRSQGQQLQQLQAELVKLHKEMSSVRAANSERVAQLVFQRLSEDFVRKPDYALSSVGASIDLEKTSQDYEDANTAYFWNRFSFWNYARPPTVILEPDVFPGNCWAFEGDQGQVVIRLPGRVQLSDITLQHPPPTVAHTRGANSAPRDFAVYGLQVDDETEVFLGKFTFNVEKSEIQTFHLQNDPPAAFPKVKIQILSNWGHPRFTCLYRVRAHGVRTSEGAGDSATGDAH